From one Rubrobacter xylanophilus genomic stretch:
- a CDS encoding acetoacetate--CoA ligase, with protein sequence MALTGEVLWTPPSDVLETTEIGRYVRWLREERGLKFEGYDELWRWSVGDLEAFWRSVWDFYGVRAHTPPERVLAAREMPGARWFPGARLNYAERILTPSDDDEEVAIFAHSQTRAPFELTFGELREQVARARAGLRRLGVGPGDRVAAYLPNVPETVVAFLATASLGAIWATCAPEFGPRSVIDRFGQLDPKVLLAVTGYRYGEKHIDRRAEVRDIRRALPTLEHVVHVPYVGGAEDVLPDSVGWEELLSEEEPLRCEPVPFDHPLYVLFSSGTTGKPKAIVHGHGGILLEHLKNLGLTWDLRPGSRLMWFTTTAWMMWNALVSALLLRSAIVTMDGNPLYPDLAFQWRLAEQTGATMLGVAPAFLMACRKAGLEVGREFDLSSVRQIGAAGSPLPPEGFDWVYEQLGPDVLLNIGSGGTDVCTGIVQGSPLQPVYRGEISGPCLGVDAAAYDERGRPVVGEFGELVIRSPMPSMPLGFWNDPGDRRYRAAYFERFPGVWCHGDWIRFTERGSCVISGRSDATLNRGGVRLGTGEIYAVVESFEEVADSLVVHLEDAEGGPGELLLFVVPAPGTELDESLRSRIAATLRRELSPRHVPDTIEAVSSIPRTLSQKKLEVPVKRILRGARPEEVASRDSLLDPAALDAFAAYAASRRHPHDA encoded by the coding sequence GTGGCTCTGACGGGCGAGGTGCTCTGGACGCCGCCCTCGGACGTCCTGGAGACCACCGAGATCGGGCGTTACGTGCGCTGGCTGCGCGAGGAGCGGGGCCTCAAGTTCGAGGGTTACGACGAGCTCTGGCGCTGGTCGGTGGGGGATCTCGAGGCGTTCTGGCGCTCTGTCTGGGACTTCTACGGCGTGCGCGCCCACACCCCTCCCGAACGGGTGCTCGCCGCGCGCGAGATGCCCGGCGCCCGCTGGTTCCCGGGCGCGCGCCTGAACTACGCGGAGAGGATCCTCACCCCCTCAGACGACGACGAAGAGGTCGCCATCTTCGCCCACTCCCAGACGCGGGCTCCCTTCGAGCTGACCTTCGGCGAGCTGCGCGAGCAGGTGGCGCGGGCCCGCGCCGGGCTCCGGCGCCTGGGGGTCGGCCCCGGCGACCGCGTCGCCGCCTACCTCCCGAACGTTCCGGAGACGGTCGTGGCCTTCCTCGCCACCGCGAGCCTGGGGGCCATCTGGGCGACCTGTGCGCCGGAGTTCGGTCCGCGCAGCGTGATCGATCGCTTCGGGCAGCTCGACCCCAAGGTGCTGCTCGCGGTGACGGGCTACCGCTACGGGGAGAAGCACATCGACCGCCGGGCGGAGGTGCGGGACATCCGGCGGGCGCTGCCCACGCTGGAGCACGTCGTGCACGTCCCGTACGTCGGAGGGGCGGAGGACGTTCTGCCGGATTCGGTCGGTTGGGAGGAGCTGCTCTCGGAGGAGGAGCCGCTCCGCTGCGAGCCGGTCCCCTTCGATCATCCGCTCTACGTGCTCTTCTCCTCGGGCACCACCGGCAAGCCCAAGGCCATAGTGCACGGGCACGGCGGCATCCTCCTCGAACACCTCAAGAACCTGGGGCTGACCTGGGATCTCCGTCCGGGCAGCCGGCTGATGTGGTTCACGACGACCGCCTGGATGATGTGGAACGCCCTCGTCTCGGCGCTGCTCCTGCGGTCTGCGATAGTCACCATGGACGGCAACCCGCTCTACCCGGATCTCGCCTTCCAGTGGCGGCTGGCCGAGCAGACCGGCGCGACGATGCTCGGCGTCGCCCCGGCCTTCCTCATGGCCTGCCGCAAGGCCGGCCTCGAGGTCGGGCGGGAGTTCGACCTCTCGAGCGTGCGGCAGATAGGGGCGGCGGGGAGCCCGCTGCCGCCGGAGGGCTTCGACTGGGTCTACGAGCAGCTCGGCCCCGACGTGCTGCTGAACATAGGCAGTGGGGGCACGGACGTGTGCACGGGCATCGTGCAGGGGAGCCCGCTGCAGCCGGTCTACCGGGGTGAGATCTCCGGCCCCTGCCTCGGTGTAGACGCCGCCGCCTACGATGAGCGCGGCCGACCGGTCGTCGGCGAGTTCGGGGAGCTCGTGATCCGCTCTCCCATGCCCTCGATGCCGCTCGGCTTCTGGAACGATCCCGGAGACAGGCGCTACCGCGCCGCGTACTTCGAGCGTTTCCCGGGCGTCTGGTGTCACGGCGACTGGATCCGCTTCACCGAGCGCGGAAGCTGCGTGATCTCAGGCCGCTCGGACGCGACGCTCAACCGCGGCGGGGTGCGCCTGGGGACCGGGGAGATCTACGCCGTAGTCGAGTCCTTCGAGGAGGTCGCCGACAGCCTCGTCGTCCACCTCGAAGACGCCGAAGGCGGACCCGGCGAGCTCTTGCTCTTCGTCGTCCCGGCGCCGGGCACAGAGCTCGACGAGAGCCTGCGTTCCCGCATCGCCGCCACCCTCCGCCGCGAGCTCTCCCCGCGCCACGTCCCCGATACCATCGAGGCCGTTTCCTCCATACCCCGTACGCTCTCCCAGAAGAAGCTCGAGGTGCCCGTCAAGCGCATCCTGCGCGGCGCCCGCCCGGAGGAGGTCGCAAGCCGCGACTCCCTCCTGGATCCGGCCGCCCTCGACGCCTTCGCCGCGTACGCTGCATCCCGTAGACACCCGCACGATGCCTGA
- a CDS encoding formate--tetrahydrofolate ligase — translation MSTGSVPSNIEIARGAKLLPIGEVARSMGIEREELIEPYGEGVGKIKLEAMEELGGRPRARYVLVSAITPTPLGEGKTTTTVGLGQAFSHIGRRATIAIRQASMGPAFGIKGGAAGGGYSQVVPMERLNLHLTGDLHAVTEAHNMLSAMLDNHLYQGNSLGIDPHSISWRRVMDVNDRSLRNIVIGLGGRVDGIPRQSGFDITAASEVMAILALCTSLEDLRERLGRIVVGVDKEGRPISAEDLKAAGAMAVILKEAVKPNLMQTLEGTPALVHAGPFGNIATGNSSVVADLIGIHCGDYLITEAGFGADMGAERFFNIKCRISGLKPDAAVVVSTVRALKAHSGRYQIKAGAPLPEELLKENPEDVLAGAENLKKQLENIKLHGVPAVVAINAFPTDHPSEHRAIEEVAREAGARAAVCHHFLKGGKGAVELAEALEETIEENEKEKRGGQSSSFRFLYPLEAPLKQKIETIATEVYGAQGVEYDQEAARQLEEYEKAGFGRLPVCIAKTHLSISSDPALKGAPRGWKLPVREVRASVGAGFIYPICGQMRTMPGLSAHPAAEGIDLDEAGNVVGLF, via the coding sequence ATGAGCACTGGGAGCGTACCGTCCAACATAGAGATAGCGCGGGGGGCGAAGCTGTTGCCCATAGGAGAGGTTGCACGCTCTATGGGCATAGAGCGCGAGGAGCTCATAGAGCCCTATGGGGAGGGAGTTGGGAAGATAAAGCTTGAGGCCATGGAGGAGCTTGGGGGAAGACCCCGGGCGCGCTACGTGCTGGTCTCGGCGATAACCCCGACGCCTCTTGGGGAGGGCAAGACCACGACCACCGTTGGTTTGGGGCAGGCCTTCTCGCACATCGGCAGGAGGGCGACCATAGCCATAAGGCAGGCTTCGATGGGGCCGGCCTTTGGGATAAAGGGTGGGGCTGCTGGTGGGGGCTACAGCCAGGTTGTACCGATGGAGCGGCTCAATCTGCACCTCACCGGGGATCTGCACGCCGTCACCGAGGCGCACAACATGCTCTCTGCGATGCTGGACAACCACCTCTACCAGGGCAACTCCTTGGGTATAGACCCCCACTCGATCAGCTGGCGGCGGGTGATGGACGTAAACGACCGCTCTTTGAGGAACATCGTCATAGGGCTTGGGGGGAGGGTGGACGGCATTCCGCGCCAGTCGGGCTTTGACATAACGGCGGCCTCTGAGGTGATGGCGATCCTCGCCCTTTGCACCTCGCTTGAGGACTTAAGAGAGCGCCTTGGGCGGATAGTTGTGGGTGTGGACAAAGAAGGCAGGCCCATTAGCGCGGAGGATCTGAAAGCTGCGGGAGCGATGGCGGTGATCCTCAAGGAGGCCGTAAAGCCCAACCTCATGCAGACCCTTGAGGGGACCCCTGCCCTTGTGCACGCAGGTCCCTTTGGCAACATAGCCACCGGCAACTCCTCTGTGGTTGCCGACCTCATAGGCATCCACTGCGGCGACTACCTCATAACCGAGGCGGGCTTTGGGGCGGACATGGGGGCCGAGCGCTTCTTCAACATAAAGTGCCGCATCTCGGGGCTGAAGCCCGACGCTGCCGTAGTGGTCAGCACGGTACGGGCGCTAAAGGCCCACTCCGGGCGCTACCAGATAAAGGCCGGCGCGCCCCTGCCCGAAGAGCTCTTAAAAGAGAACCCCGAAGACGTGTTGGCGGGGGCGGAGAACCTCAAGAAGCAGCTGGAGAACATAAAGCTGCACGGGGTACCGGCCGTTGTGGCCATAAACGCCTTCCCCACCGACCACCCCTCAGAGCACAGAGCCATAGAAGAGGTGGCACGAGAGGCAGGAGCGAGAGCCGCTGTTTGCCACCACTTCCTCAAAGGGGGCAAAGGGGCCGTGGAGCTCGCTGAAGCGCTGGAGGAGACCATAGAAGAGAACGAAAAGGAGAAAAGAGGAGGACAAAGCAGCTCCTTCCGCTTTCTCTACCCGCTTGAGGCGCCCTTAAAGCAGAAGATAGAGACCATAGCCACAGAAGTCTATGGGGCCCAAGGGGTGGAGTACGACCAGGAAGCGGCCAGGCAGCTTGAAGAGTACGAGAAGGCGGGCTTTGGGAGGCTACCCGTATGCATAGCCAAGACCCACCTCTCCATCTCCTCCGATCCGGCGCTCAAGGGGGCGCCCAGAGGGTGGAAGCTACCGGTGAGGGAGGTGAGGGCCTCTGTTGGGGCGGGGTTCATCTACCCCATCTGCGGGCAGATGCGCACCATGCCGGGGCTTTCGGCCCATCCTGCGGCTGAGGGCATAGACCTCGACGAGGCGGGCAACGTCGTGGGGCTCTTTTGA